One window of Brevibacterium pigmentatum genomic DNA carries:
- a CDS encoding YoaK family protein — MTRRLDLAMLLLLTFSTGMVDAIGYLGFDKVFTGNMTGNVVILGMGLAGTEGVPVLRPALALVFFMVGAALSGRILGDIGENWHHRTTVIFSSVAVGCAALSVYVAIVPDPEIGLAGTIFTSALSALMGAQAAAARKMKIADVTTVVVTSTIVGLAADSSLAGGDNVRWVRRLLAVILILTGALAGAATLMLNQWIGIALVAVMIAAAAVIGHLGEKKRRTRAEAAAAVASNA, encoded by the coding sequence ATGACACGTCGCCTCGACCTGGCCATGCTGCTGTTGCTGACATTCTCGACCGGCATGGTCGACGCCATCGGCTACCTCGGCTTCGACAAGGTCTTCACCGGCAACATGACCGGCAACGTCGTCATCCTCGGCATGGGCTTGGCCGGCACCGAGGGCGTTCCAGTCCTCCGGCCGGCCCTCGCGCTCGTCTTCTTCATGGTCGGCGCGGCCCTGTCCGGTCGCATCCTCGGCGACATCGGCGAGAATTGGCACCACCGGACGACCGTGATCTTCTCCAGCGTCGCCGTCGGCTGTGCCGCGTTGTCCGTCTACGTCGCGATCGTCCCCGACCCCGAGATCGGCCTCGCCGGCACGATCTTCACCTCAGCCCTGTCCGCACTCATGGGCGCGCAGGCCGCGGCCGCCCGGAAGATGAAGATCGCCGACGTCACCACCGTGGTCGTGACCTCGACGATCGTCGGTCTCGCGGCCGATTCGAGCCTGGCCGGCGGTGACAACGTCCGCTGGGTCCGTCGGCTCCTCGCCGTGATCCTCATCCTCACCGGTGCGCTGGCCGGTGCCGCCACGCTCATGCTCAATCAGTGGATCGGCATCGCCCTCGTCGCCGTTATGATCGCCGCCGCAGCCGTGATCGGCCACCTCGGTGAGAAGAAGAGACGAACCCGCGCCGAGGCGGCCGCCGCCGTTGCCTCGAACGCCTGA
- a CDS encoding PCC domain-containing protein — MSNGAETTALQQPTFPLKAPGTAVVHAGPRQNPRIVSVPTRWTEHVLELPEGADLFNALEASLTDFAVDGIMAEFVSGQFGRIDYVHPAFGPDADHPMSFTEAFSVDNTTELRHASATIGFREGTPFCHVHASWTGADGQTKGGHLLPGTLAGPAGLTIRLFTLHDARLISEVDPETGFSAFAPTPTDRAGDMSETPETPKRSETPDFPDAVISRIRPGEILDEAVLAVCRNVGFDSAEVLASLGSTTGAVFTDGTAPWPAVEFTHLSGTVIGTQGRSPQTNLSGEVVDVAGEVCAGTLKAGANAVAVTFELFVRRLA, encoded by the coding sequence ATGAGCAATGGAGCCGAGACGACAGCACTGCAACAGCCGACCTTCCCGCTGAAAGCACCTGGAACTGCGGTCGTCCATGCGGGTCCACGGCAGAACCCCCGCATCGTCTCCGTCCCGACCCGCTGGACCGAGCACGTCCTCGAACTGCCGGAGGGCGCGGACCTGTTCAACGCCCTCGAAGCATCCCTGACCGACTTCGCAGTGGACGGCATCATGGCCGAGTTCGTCTCCGGACAATTCGGTCGCATCGACTATGTCCACCCCGCCTTTGGTCCGGACGCCGATCACCCGATGTCCTTCACCGAAGCATTCAGCGTCGACAACACCACGGAACTTCGCCACGCATCTGCGACGATCGGCTTTCGTGAGGGCACACCTTTCTGCCACGTCCACGCCTCATGGACCGGTGCGGACGGCCAGACCAAAGGCGGACACCTGTTGCCGGGCACTCTAGCGGGGCCGGCCGGGCTGACGATCCGACTCTTCACCCTTCACGATGCGCGTCTGATCAGCGAGGTCGACCCCGAGACCGGGTTCTCGGCCTTCGCTCCGACGCCCACCGACCGCGCAGGCGACATGTCGGAAACTCCTGAAACGCCAAAGCGCTCTGAGACCCCGGACTTCCCCGATGCCGTCATCTCCCGGATCCGTCCCGGTGAGATCCTCGACGAGGCGGTCCTCGCTGTCTGCCGCAACGTAGGCTTCGACTCCGCCGAGGTTCTCGCGAGTCTCGGCAGTACGACCGGAGCCGTGTTCACCGATGGCACCGCCCCGTGGCCGGCCGTCGAGTTCACCCATCTGAGCGGCACCGTGATCGGGACACAGGGCAGATCTCCACAGACCAACCTCTCCGGGGAAGTCGTCGACGTCGCCGGAGAGGTCTGCGCCGGCACCCTCAAGGCCGGGGCCAACGCCGTGGCCGTGACCTTCGAACTCTTCGTCCGCCGCCTCGCCTGA
- a CDS encoding GntR family transcriptional regulator → MTDSNDGKPDVGTQIRTDIITGKLEPGSKLREVALAERYEVSRIPIREALRALEADGLVESRKYSGSVVAPSPVEDAEDLFEIRIVLESATAKRAARRVAERTAGQDPDSRWADVRAEIDAILDAGDVVIEQERFEDLAVLNMRFHFAIAELSGSLSFISLLRQISGKIEWLYSLNLMRRGPQAWPEHREIIAAIDAGQVEQAAEVMARHVRRSRDSYFATMSERPRTT, encoded by the coding sequence ATGACCGATTCGAATGATGGCAAACCGGATGTCGGTACGCAGATCCGCACCGACATCATCACGGGAAAGCTCGAGCCGGGAAGCAAGCTGCGGGAGGTTGCGCTGGCCGAACGGTACGAGGTGTCGCGGATTCCGATTCGGGAGGCTCTGCGTGCGCTCGAGGCCGACGGGCTCGTCGAGTCCCGGAAGTACAGCGGATCGGTCGTCGCACCCTCACCGGTCGAAGACGCCGAGGACCTGTTCGAGATCCGCATCGTGCTCGAGTCGGCGACCGCGAAGCGTGCGGCACGCAGGGTAGCCGAGCGCACTGCCGGGCAGGATCCGGACTCTCGGTGGGCGGATGTCCGTGCCGAGATCGACGCCATTCTCGACGCCGGTGACGTCGTCATCGAGCAGGAACGCTTTGAGGACCTCGCAGTGCTCAACATGCGTTTCCACTTCGCGATCGCCGAACTCAGCGGCAGCCTGTCGTTCATCAGCCTGCTGCGACAGATCTCGGGCAAGATCGAGTGGCTGTACTCGCTCAACCTTATGCGCCGAGGCCCGCAGGCGTGGCCGGAACATCGCGAGATCATCGCCGCCATCGACGCCGGTCAGGTAGAGCAGGCCGCCGAGGTCATGGCCCGACACGTGCGCCGCAGCCGCGATTCCTACTTCGCCACAATGTCCGAACGCCCCCGCACTACCTGA
- a CDS encoding ArsR/SmtB family transcription factor, which produces MADQLSKVFAALADPTRRDMVARLSVADSTVNELAEPYDVSLQAVSKHLKVLEDSGLVSRTRDAQRRPVHLEDNVFDLMTKWIERYRQQAEERYQRLDAVLEQMDADEEANNSDSSAASATGSEDKSPHRKSRKGA; this is translated from the coding sequence ATGGCCGATCAGCTGTCCAAGGTCTTTGCGGCACTGGCGGACCCGACCCGTCGGGACATGGTGGCCCGCCTCAGCGTCGCGGACTCGACGGTGAACGAACTCGCCGAACCCTACGACGTCAGCCTGCAGGCCGTATCGAAACATCTCAAGGTGCTCGAGGACTCCGGACTGGTCTCCCGCACTCGCGACGCCCAGCGCAGACCGGTCCACCTCGAAGACAATGTGTTCGATCTGATGACGAAATGGATCGAAAGATACAGACAACAGGCAGAGGAACGCTATCAACGCCTCGACGCTGTCCTCGAACAGATGGACGCGGACGAGGAAGCGAACAATTCGGACTCGAGCGCCGCCTCGGCGACGGGATCCGAAGATAAGTCACCCCATAGAAAATCACGCAAAGGAGCATGA
- a CDS encoding gamma-glutamyltransferase family protein: MPYTSPPAFTTRPTLEGHFGMAASTHWLATAAAQAVLERGGNAFDAAVAGAFLLHVVEPHLNGPGGDMTGIFATADEPSKPQVMMGQGPAPAAATIEHYRSEGLDMIPGSGALAAAVPGAVDSWLNLLEHHGTWELADVLDFAIDYADNGHPILARAAGAIGKVSELFTEHWPSSAERWMPEGRIPEPGELVFNHAYAEVLRGLIAAGDGLDSREERIQAARKEWTSGFVAKAIADFIAAPHRHSTGGDHAGVMTLEDLSSFSAGFEDPVTTDFRGYQVAKIGAWGQGPVLLQALKILEGFDDERLDPSTEIGAHTILEALKLAMADRDTYYGDADVDLDWLLSEDYAAARRDLITEAASPEFRPGASRDGAAPSFTTPLIPEGADKEALIKAGIGEPTVQKNGVNNGDTCHLDVVDRWGNMISATPSGGWLQSSPTVPELGFCLGTRLQMMWLDEAAPSALRPGRRPRTTLTPTLISKDGQPIIALGSPGGDQQEQWQLLLILRMLVGGYAAQEAIDAPALHTTSVAGSFWPRTWVPGGAVVEDRLGEAVISGLIARGHNVTRAGDWELGRLSCVTRDPETGRLSAGANPRGAQGYAVGR, translated from the coding sequence ATGCCCTACACCTCGCCACCCGCCTTTACGACTCGGCCCACCCTCGAAGGGCACTTCGGAATGGCCGCCTCGACGCACTGGTTGGCGACCGCGGCAGCGCAGGCGGTGCTCGAACGCGGCGGCAATGCGTTTGACGCGGCCGTCGCCGGAGCCTTCCTCCTCCACGTCGTCGAACCCCACCTCAACGGACCCGGCGGCGATATGACCGGTATCTTCGCCACCGCCGACGAGCCCTCGAAGCCACAGGTGATGATGGGACAGGGACCCGCCCCGGCCGCCGCGACGATCGAGCACTACCGCAGCGAAGGCCTCGACATGATCCCCGGATCCGGGGCGCTGGCCGCAGCCGTGCCCGGGGCCGTCGACTCCTGGCTCAACCTGCTCGAGCACCACGGAACGTGGGAGCTCGCCGACGTGCTCGACTTCGCCATCGACTACGCCGATAACGGACACCCGATCCTCGCCCGGGCCGCCGGAGCGATCGGGAAGGTCAGCGAACTCTTCACCGAGCACTGGCCGAGCTCCGCCGAGCGGTGGATGCCGGAGGGGCGGATTCCCGAGCCCGGCGAACTTGTTTTCAACCATGCCTACGCCGAGGTGCTGCGCGGTCTCATCGCTGCTGGCGACGGACTCGACTCGCGGGAGGAACGGATCCAGGCGGCCCGGAAGGAATGGACGTCCGGGTTCGTCGCGAAAGCCATCGCCGACTTCATCGCCGCCCCTCACCGACACTCGACCGGCGGCGACCATGCCGGGGTGATGACACTCGAAGACCTCTCGTCCTTCTCCGCAGGTTTCGAAGACCCCGTCACCACCGACTTCCGCGGATATCAGGTCGCGAAGATCGGCGCCTGGGGTCAGGGTCCCGTGCTGCTGCAGGCGCTGAAGATCCTCGAGGGGTTCGACGACGAACGACTGGACCCCTCGACCGAGATCGGAGCGCACACGATCCTCGAGGCACTCAAGCTGGCCATGGCCGACCGCGACACCTATTACGGCGATGCTGACGTCGATCTCGATTGGCTGCTCAGCGAGGACTACGCGGCCGCCCGTCGGGACCTCATCACCGAGGCGGCATCCCCCGAGTTCCGGCCCGGGGCCTCTCGGGATGGTGCCGCGCCGTCGTTCACCACCCCGCTCATCCCCGAAGGAGCGGACAAAGAGGCACTCATCAAGGCCGGGATCGGTGAGCCGACCGTGCAGAAGAACGGTGTCAACAATGGTGACACCTGCCACCTCGACGTCGTTGATCGGTGGGGCAACATGATCTCGGCGACCCCGTCTGGGGGCTGGCTGCAGTCCTCGCCGACCGTCCCCGAGCTTGGATTCTGCCTCGGCACACGCCTGCAGATGATGTGGCTCGACGAGGCAGCCCCGTCGGCACTGCGTCCGGGCCGGCGCCCGCGCACCACGCTGACCCCGACGCTGATCTCCAAAGACGGGCAGCCGATCATCGCTCTCGGCTCACCCGGCGGCGACCAGCAGGAACAGTGGCAGCTGCTGTTGATCCTGCGCATGCTCGTCGGCGGATACGCCGCTCAGGAGGCCATCGACGCACCCGCACTTCACACGACATCGGTGGCGGGCTCATTCTGGCCGCGCACCTGGGTGCCGGGCGGAGCGGTCGTCGAGGACCGCCTCGGCGAGGCTGTCATCAGCGGTCTCATTGCCCGCGGTCACAACGTGACCCGGGCGGGGGACTGGGAGCTCGGCCGGCTGTCGTGCGTGACTCGCGATCCGGAAACCGGGCGGCTGAGCGCGGGCGCGAATCCGCGCGGCGCGCAGGGCTACGCGGTAGGAAGATGA
- a CDS encoding SRPBCC family protein has protein sequence MTTTDTAADFSTLQLDVPEGVQSISITRDFAATPDKVFRAHIDPELFVKWCGPDSITNTIREWNARTGGNWSYVSTDDRGEYAFFGSFHEVRENERIVQTFTYEGFADAVNLEILTLTDLGDGRTRLMSTSIFDSVESRDGMVASGMEHGIVEGYDKLDRLLAEA, from the coding sequence ATGACCACCACAGACACCGCAGCCGATTTTTCGACTCTCCAACTCGACGTCCCCGAGGGCGTACAGAGCATATCGATCACCCGCGACTTCGCCGCCACACCAGACAAGGTGTTTCGGGCGCACATCGACCCTGAGCTGTTCGTCAAGTGGTGCGGGCCCGACTCGATCACGAACACGATCCGCGAATGGAATGCGAGAACGGGCGGGAACTGGAGCTACGTCTCGACCGATGACCGCGGCGAGTACGCGTTCTTCGGTTCGTTCCACGAGGTGCGGGAGAACGAGCGCATCGTCCAGACCTTCACCTATGAGGGGTTCGCGGACGCGGTCAACCTCGAGATCCTCACTCTCACCGACCTCGGTGACGGGCGGACACGACTGATGTCGACCTCGATCTTCGACTCGGTCGAGTCCCGCGACGGCATGGTCGCCTCGGGCATGGAGCACGGCATCGTCGAGGGCTACGACAAACTCGACCGCCTCCTCGCCGAAGCTTAA
- a CDS encoding APC family permease has product MPTLRQQLFRIKPVPRQKEDVETDLKRTIGLFSLTMVGVGSTIGTGIFFILSESVPVAGPAVIWSFVIAGAVAGLAVICYAELAGSVPVSGSSYSYAYATLGELPAMGVAACLLLEYGVAGAAVAVGWSQYVNQLLFNLFGFEIPHALAYAPEEGGIVNLPAILLLAMCCFLLVRGTGESIVVNAIMVCLKVGVLIFFVCVGVTGWDSNNFADFAPFGISGVVAGSGLIFFSYVGMDAVATAGDETKNPKKTMPRALIAALIIVTSVYVLVAVAALSAQPWEEFEGQTAGLSAILENIVGSQWPGTVVAAGAVISIFSVTLVSIYGQSRILFTMAGDGMMPKLFREVNPRTLTPVKGTIVVSAVIAILAGFIPLNFLAEMTSIGTLVAFVVVSLAVIILRVREPNLERGFKVPFYPVLPVLSIVGCFWIISSLQIITIVVFIIWTAFILGLYFIFGRKSSVLGNQLAEAGPTNPESAGTDSTGGAK; this is encoded by the coding sequence ATGCCCACATTGCGCCAGCAGCTGTTCCGGATCAAACCGGTTCCGCGGCAGAAGGAAGATGTCGAAACCGATCTCAAGCGCACCATCGGTCTGTTCTCGCTGACGATGGTCGGCGTGGGCTCGACCATCGGCACAGGCATCTTCTTCATCCTCTCCGAATCCGTTCCGGTGGCAGGCCCCGCCGTGATCTGGTCCTTCGTCATCGCCGGAGCCGTCGCTGGTCTCGCAGTCATCTGCTATGCCGAGCTCGCCGGATCCGTTCCCGTCTCCGGCTCCTCCTACTCCTACGCGTACGCGACCCTCGGCGAACTGCCGGCGATGGGTGTGGCCGCCTGTCTCCTCCTCGAATACGGAGTCGCGGGAGCCGCCGTCGCCGTCGGCTGGTCGCAGTACGTCAACCAGCTGCTGTTCAACCTCTTCGGATTCGAGATCCCGCACGCCCTGGCCTATGCGCCGGAAGAGGGCGGAATCGTCAACCTGCCAGCCATCCTGCTGCTGGCGATGTGCTGCTTCCTGCTCGTGCGCGGCACCGGCGAATCCATCGTCGTCAACGCGATCATGGTCTGCCTCAAGGTCGGCGTGCTCATCTTCTTCGTCTGCGTCGGCGTCACCGGTTGGGACTCGAACAACTTCGCCGACTTCGCCCCCTTCGGCATCTCCGGAGTCGTCGCCGGCTCGGGTCTGATCTTCTTCAGCTACGTCGGCATGGACGCCGTCGCCACGGCCGGCGATGAGACGAAGAACCCGAAGAAGACGATGCCCCGCGCCCTCATCGCCGCCCTCATCATCGTCACCTCCGTCTACGTCCTCGTCGCCGTCGCCGCGCTGTCTGCCCAGCCCTGGGAGGAATTCGAGGGGCAGACCGCTGGCCTGTCCGCCATCCTCGAGAACATCGTCGGCTCACAATGGCCCGGCACGGTCGTGGCGGCCGGCGCGGTGATCTCGATCTTCTCCGTCACCCTGGTCTCGATCTACGGCCAGTCCCGGATCCTGTTCACGATGGCCGGCGACGGAATGATGCCCAAGCTCTTCCGCGAGGTCAATCCCCGCACCCTCACCCCGGTCAAGGGCACGATCGTCGTCTCCGCCGTCATCGCGATCCTTGCCGGCTTCATCCCGCTGAACTTCCTCGCCGAGATGACCTCGATCGGCACCCTCGTCGCCTTCGTCGTCGTATCCCTGGCCGTGATCATCCTCCGCGTGCGCGAACCGAACCTCGAACGCGGATTCAAGGTCCCGTTCTATCCCGTCCTGCCGGTGCTCTCGATCGTCGGCTGCTTCTGGATCATCTCGAGCCTGCAGATCATCACGATCGTCGTCTTCATCATCTGGACCGCCTTCATCCTGGGCCTGTACTTCATCTTCGGCCGCAAGTCCTCCGTCCTCGGCAATCAGCTCGCCGAGGCGGGGCCCACCAATCCCGAATCCGCCGGAACGGACTCCACAGGAGGAGCCAAATGA
- a CDS encoding universal stress protein, translated as MSIVVGLAPGQDNRAAVELGIVLARTYRRRIVATAVDSAAFPMAPVHFESQYEKRFRTVAEAALDEARALIPSDLESECVLHSARSSRRGLLEMCEKTDAYRLVVGPSSEGKPGKIALGSVSNGLLHSARLPVALAPAGFEASEGARLKRITAAYSGSSTSADLILGAAMVSAESDVPFRIASFAPRSRVVASANVPFDMESRVIDEWTKTVQRDTDKILCSIEQLHIKPGETDVVVGTGADWAAALGAVEWKHPEVMMLGSSGLGALKRVSLGSHAMRILQNSPVPIVIVPRRAKADYIRQQTV; from the coding sequence ATGAGCATCGTCGTCGGTCTCGCCCCAGGTCAGGACAACCGCGCCGCAGTCGAGCTGGGTATCGTCCTCGCCCGCACCTATCGGCGCCGGATCGTCGCGACAGCCGTCGACTCCGCCGCGTTCCCGATGGCACCCGTGCACTTCGAGAGCCAGTACGAGAAGAGATTCCGCACCGTCGCCGAGGCGGCCCTCGACGAAGCGCGTGCGCTCATTCCCAGCGATCTTGAGTCCGAATGCGTCCTCCACTCCGCGCGGTCGTCACGGCGCGGACTGCTCGAGATGTGCGAGAAGACCGATGCCTATCGCCTTGTCGTCGGACCGTCGTCGGAGGGGAAGCCGGGCAAGATCGCGCTCGGATCGGTGTCGAACGGTCTGCTGCACAGCGCGAGGCTGCCGGTGGCTCTGGCTCCGGCCGGATTCGAAGCGTCGGAGGGCGCGCGGCTGAAGCGGATCACGGCCGCGTATTCCGGGTCGTCCACCTCGGCGGATCTCATCCTCGGCGCTGCGATGGTCTCGGCGGAGTCGGACGTGCCGTTCCGCATCGCCTCGTTCGCCCCGCGTTCCCGAGTCGTCGCGTCCGCGAACGTCCCCTTCGATATGGAGTCGCGCGTCATCGACGAATGGACGAAGACCGTCCAGCGCGACACGGACAAGATCCTGTGTTCGATCGAGCAGCTGCACATCAAGCCTGGTGAGACGGACGTCGTTGTGGGAACCGGCGCCGACTGGGCCGCGGCTCTCGGGGCCGTCGAGTGGAAGCACCCGGAAGTGATGATGCTCGGGTCCTCCGGACTGGGTGCGCTCAAGCGAGTGTCCCTGGGCAGCCATGCGATGCGGATCCTGCAGAACTCTCCGGTGCCGATCGTCATCGTGCCCCGCCGCGCGAAAGCCGATTACATCCGCCAGCAGACAGTGTGA